Proteins co-encoded in one Oxobacter pfennigii genomic window:
- a CDS encoding uroporphyrinogen decarboxylase family protein, whose protein sequence is MNGQGLLKERIQLFNDAAQMKKTARIPQVANFFTWKILDSEYKLSEALLDYDKMFRLVCDFHERYGFDAYMDLGTRNPVKVTNSLGGYHYMVDDEREVMNIDDQVYMEADEYGELAEDPIKFIWTKIMPRKYKKLNEEGALEVFKNTTQEFLAFSEYNRKINEKFLADYEAPAIFNIQGGVLFHPFEMLFNYYRGIKGLSIDIRRNKERVMEAVEALYNMFTKPAIDGLDGPKSQTSAFDAMSAFLAHSILSPKQFGEIYWPILKKIIDKLVETGKTMYIFSENTMLQYYEYLQEVPKGHLVIHVELDDVFEFRKKLPNICIAGGMPADLLGNSDPQTCIDYAKKLVDELGRDGGYIFSQNKMMSFRYDCKRENLLAVTDFVRDYRG, encoded by the coding sequence ATGAATGGACAAGGTTTGCTTAAAGAAAGGATACAGCTGTTTAACGATGCAGCACAAATGAAAAAGACAGCAAGGATACCCCAGGTAGCCAACTTTTTCACCTGGAAGATTTTAGACTCTGAATATAAGCTGAGCGAGGCATTATTAGACTATGACAAAATGTTCAGGCTCGTTTGCGACTTCCATGAAAGATATGGATTTGATGCGTATATGGATTTAGGCACAAGAAATCCTGTGAAAGTAACAAATTCATTGGGCGGATATCATTACATGGTGGACGATGAAAGAGAAGTAATGAACATCGATGACCAGGTGTATATGGAGGCGGATGAATACGGAGAACTGGCAGAGGACCCAATTAAATTTATATGGACTAAAATCATGCCCAGAAAATATAAAAAACTAAATGAAGAGGGTGCTCTGGAAGTTTTTAAAAACACGACACAGGAATTTCTGGCATTCAGCGAATATAACAGGAAAATCAATGAGAAATTTTTGGCGGATTATGAGGCACCTGCCATATTCAATATACAAGGAGGAGTGCTGTTCCATCCCTTTGAAATGCTGTTTAACTATTACAGGGGAATTAAGGGTTTGTCTATTGATATAAGAAGAAATAAAGAAAGGGTTATGGAGGCAGTCGAAGCGCTGTATAACATGTTTACCAAGCCTGCAATTGACGGTTTGGACGGTCCTAAATCACAGACTTCAGCCTTTGATGCCATGTCTGCATTTTTAGCCCACAGCATATTAAGTCCAAAGCAATTCGGCGAAATTTACTGGCCTATATTAAAAAAAATAATTGATAAGCTTGTTGAGACCGGCAAGACCATGTATATTTTTTCCGAAAACACAATGCTGCAGTATTATGAATATTTGCAGGAGGTGCCTAAAGGCCATCTGGTCATACATGTGGAATTGGATGATGTATTTGAATTCAGGAAAAAGCTGCCCAATATCTGCATTGCCGGCGGCATGCCGGCAGATTTGCTTGGAAATTCAGATCCACAGACCTGCATAGACTATGCAAAGAAACTTGTGGATGAATTAGGCCGGGATGGAGGATATATATTCAGCCAGAATAAGATGATGTCCTTCAGATACGACTGTAAACGTGAGAACCTACTGGCTGTTACTGATTTTGTCCGGGATTACAGGGGATAG
- a CDS encoding cobalamin B12-binding domain-containing protein, with protein sequence MEKTEILQEVAIHIVNGDTRKIKWSVNKCLKAMIPAKTIIDEGLMAGMSTVGCQFRDNDIYVPEVIMSAEAMKIALKTLKPFIMDQYKNDHKKVLIGTVSGDLHDLGKTLVSIMLECSGFMIVDLGVDISAQRFVEAVSTEQPDILALSCMLTTTLPAMKEAVQSVRQEPAGKNLNILVGGLPVTQRFAKAIGADGYGMNAHLAVVKALAMTNSC encoded by the coding sequence TTGGAAAAGACTGAAATTCTCCAGGAAGTAGCCATTCATATAGTTAACGGTGACACCCGTAAAATCAAATGGTCTGTAAACAAATGTCTCAAGGCCATGATCCCTGCAAAAACCATCATTGATGAAGGGCTTATGGCCGGTATGTCCACTGTGGGCTGCCAATTCAGGGATAATGATATTTATGTTCCGGAAGTCATCATGTCGGCTGAAGCCATGAAAATTGCCTTAAAAACATTAAAGCCCTTCATTATGGACCAATATAAAAATGATCATAAAAAGGTCCTTATCGGTACTGTTTCAGGGGACCTTCATGATTTGGGCAAAACTTTGGTAAGCATAATGCTGGAATGCTCCGGATTTATGATAGTTGATTTAGGTGTGGATATATCCGCCCAGCGCTTTGTTGAAGCCGTAAGCACAGAACAGCCGGATATACTGGCGCTGTCCTGCATGCTTACAACAACCCTTCCCGCTATGAAAGAGGCCGTACAGTCCGTCCGCCAGGAGCCCGCCGGTAAGAATCTCAATATTCTGGTGGGAGGCCTTCCCGTTACCCAGCGGTTTGCCAAAGCAATCGGGGCCGACGGCTATGGCATGAATGCCCACCTTGCCGTTGTCAAAGCCCTGGCTATGACAAACAGCTGCTGA
- a CDS encoding helix-turn-helix domain-containing protein, with protein sequence MNKSVSGQNRTGTSSYVPDNFPSESLKNLKNAMELYRDLTEVDYSIFFELPVEDNAYDDFSNVKNDFCSYTCLSKEGSSKCRNQILKAGRQALDLGQPYVFVCYGGLVEWAVPIIQGKNYIGTAAAGRIRMEKADDEAREEMEEQFKSLGLDGDHGWKLYKELPYMTPHKVNKASSLLFAIICFQMESDKDLLENQKKLWAKRASFAETILEQKRARELALKPYLYISTDSGTAGNRQYSIFTDDEGSLTKESQLIKQEKELIGRIRLGDRSAAKKIINEILGDIFLNTGEDLSLTKARLLELLTSVGRAAIQRDAPGEVLFSLYQDAVSSLQDAGTFEDIYPLTADLFDRLMNTIYQSRDKDKYAPVLKALEYLKQHYAGDININHAANSVHLSPHYLSRLFKEELGITIIEYLTEIRLEAAKDLLVNTGLTINEVAGQVGYQDITYFSRLFKKRQGISPGEYRRWWKTAKNIK encoded by the coding sequence ATGAATAAATCGGTAAGCGGCCAAAACAGGACAGGTACCTCCTCTTATGTTCCGGATAATTTTCCCTCTGAAAGCCTGAAAAACCTTAAGAATGCTATGGAACTCTACAGAGATTTAACGGAGGTCGATTACAGCATTTTTTTCGAACTTCCCGTTGAAGATAATGCCTATGATGATTTTTCCAATGTGAAAAACGATTTTTGCAGTTATACTTGTTTATCCAAAGAAGGCTCCAGTAAATGCAGAAATCAGATACTTAAAGCAGGCCGTCAGGCCTTGGACCTTGGACAGCCCTATGTTTTTGTCTGCTATGGGGGGCTGGTTGAATGGGCTGTGCCCATTATTCAGGGTAAAAATTATATAGGAACTGCCGCGGCCGGAAGGATCCGCATGGAAAAAGCAGATGATGAAGCCAGGGAGGAAATGGAAGAGCAGTTTAAGAGCCTCGGACTGGATGGAGATCATGGCTGGAAATTATATAAGGAGCTTCCTTACATGACCCCTCATAAAGTCAATAAGGCGTCTTCCCTGCTGTTTGCCATCATTTGCTTTCAAATGGAGTCGGACAAGGATTTGCTTGAGAACCAGAAAAAGCTCTGGGCTAAAAGAGCTTCTTTTGCAGAGACCATACTGGAGCAGAAGAGAGCCCGGGAATTGGCCCTTAAGCCTTATCTGTACATTTCCACCGATTCCGGAACCGCAGGTAACAGGCAATATTCTATATTTACGGATGATGAAGGCAGCTTGACGAAGGAATCCCAGCTCATAAAACAGGAAAAGGAGCTTATAGGCCGTATACGTTTAGGTGACCGTTCAGCTGCCAAAAAGATAATAAATGAAATACTTGGAGATATATTTTTAAATACAGGAGAGGATTTAAGCCTGACAAAGGCAAGGCTGTTAGAGCTGCTGACAAGCGTAGGCAGGGCGGCAATTCAAAGAGATGCCCCCGGCGAAGTATTATTTTCTCTTTATCAGGATGCCGTCTCCAGCCTTCAGGACGCCGGTACCTTTGAAGACATTTACCCTTTGACTGCAGATCTGTTTGACAGGCTTATGAATACCATTTACCAGTCCCGGGATAAGGATAAATATGCCCCCGTCCTAAAGGCTCTTGAATACTTAAAGCAGCATTATGCCGGGGATATAAATATAAACCATGCGGCAAATTCTGTACACTTAAGCCCCCACTACTTAAGCCGTTTATTTAAGGAAGAACTGGGTATCACCATTATCGAATATCTTACGGAAATACGCCTGGAAGCAGCTAAAGACCTCCTTGTAAATACAGGCCTGACCATAAACGAAGTAGCCGGACAGGTTGGTTACCAAGACATAACTTATTTTTCCAGACTGTTTAAAAAAAGGCAGGGAATCAGTCCCGGTGAGTACAGGCGCTGGTGGAAAACAGCAAAAAATATAAAATAA
- a CDS encoding uroporphyrinogen decarboxylase family protein: protein MKSLRGKLKEQSQLYNTMKKPKVLAQITDHALALSGISGKRYYSDPAALTEIQLLAYEYYSIFPSWIIMDVYNIEAQLIGQSMKYLPNGMPDIDQGNPLIKTQKDLCKIKLPGNFPECGRIPLVLESLRLMEVYTGLIPVPAICAPFSMACGIRGYARLIRDIKTRPKFAHQLLKTITDGVTIPYLKIIIEKNPEVANCCLADAWGSLPNITPQIFDEFIAPYIERIRDSFKNIQINSQAYWGIRYAKDLQSFLEKKLPIEGEVIAYGDDARAIGLEFFKNCALKQNKSIIVGIESLLINEGHQEDLIWKVKEQMKICSSLENVTFLLEDIPATAPSENIHAVTAAIKAYSRAQAPKDYDTIRVGIPERETFPAFVRQKQRENPDGYTFSWIDEANLIK, encoded by the coding sequence ATGAAAAGCTTAAGGGGAAAGCTAAAAGAGCAGTCTCAATTGTATAATACAATGAAGAAGCCAAAGGTTTTAGCCCAAATTACAGACCATGCACTGGCTTTATCAGGCATATCCGGAAAAAGATATTATTCGGACCCGGCAGCTCTTACGGAAATCCAGCTTCTTGCATATGAATACTACAGTATTTTTCCTTCCTGGATTATTATGGATGTATATAACATTGAAGCCCAACTGATAGGACAGTCAATGAAATATCTGCCTAACGGAATGCCGGATATTGACCAGGGAAATCCCCTCATAAAGACTCAAAAGGATTTATGTAAAATAAAGCTTCCCGGTAATTTCCCTGAATGCGGGCGTATTCCTCTGGTATTGGAATCCTTAAGGCTGATGGAAGTGTATACCGGATTGATACCGGTGCCGGCTATATGCGCCCCTTTCAGCATGGCCTGCGGTATACGCGGTTATGCAAGGCTTATACGGGATATAAAAACCCGGCCTAAATTTGCCCATCAACTGCTGAAGACTATTACCGACGGTGTAACCATTCCATATTTAAAAATAATTATAGAAAAAAACCCGGAGGTTGCCAATTGCTGTTTGGCAGATGCCTGGGGCTCATTGCCCAATATAACACCGCAAATATTTGACGAATTTATAGCGCCTTATATTGAGAGGATACGTGACTCTTTTAAAAATATACAAATTAATTCCCAGGCATACTGGGGTATTCGGTATGCAAAGGACCTGCAAAGTTTTCTGGAAAAGAAACTTCCCATAGAGGGAGAAGTCATCGCATACGGTGATGATGCAAGGGCTATCGGCCTGGAATTTTTTAAAAATTGTGCATTAAAGCAAAATAAGAGCATTATTGTAGGCATAGAATCTCTGCTGATAAATGAAGGGCACCAGGAAGATCTGATATGGAAAGTCAAAGAGCAGATGAAAATTTGTTCTTCCTTAGAAAATGTTACTTTTTTACTTGAGGATATTCCTGCGACAGCCCCTTCTGAAAATATCCATGCAGTAACGGCTGCCATAAAAGCTTATAGCCGGGCGCAGGCTCCCAAAGATTATGACACAATAAGGGTGGGAATTCCTGAACGTGAAACCTTTCCGGCATTTGTAAGGCAAAAGCAAAGGGAAAATCCCGACGGGTATACATTTTCCTGGATTGATGAAGCAAATTTAATAAAATAA
- a CDS encoding RNA polymerase sigma factor → MDVELLAGNARNGDKEALLKLIMDKKGEYYRLAYVYTGNREDAMDAMEDMIVILYRNVKKLKDSSAFYSWSKTILVNCCKDIVRNKSRYTVREEIEEEVYERGFERSENRIDIIKSLKILNEGQQEAIKLKYLLDMDYESIAKMSNVPVGTVKSRLFTALKKLKESFGGEY, encoded by the coding sequence TTGGATGTTGAATTGCTGGCAGGCAATGCCCGAAACGGTGATAAGGAAGCGCTGCTAAAGCTGATTATGGATAAGAAAGGCGAGTACTACAGGCTTGCATATGTTTATACCGGCAACAGGGAAGATGCCATGGATGCCATGGAGGACATGATAGTAATACTGTACCGGAATGTAAAGAAGCTTAAAGACAGCTCTGCCTTTTACAGCTGGAGCAAGACCATACTGGTAAATTGCTGCAAGGATATTGTAAGAAATAAAAGCAGGTATACGGTGCGGGAGGAAATTGAGGAAGAGGTATATGAAAGGGGATTTGAGAGAAGCGAAAACAGGATAGATATAATAAAGAGCTTAAAAATACTTAATGAAGGCCAGCAGGAGGCTATAAAGCTTAAGTACCTTCTGGATATGGATTATGAGAGTATAGCAAAGATGAGCAATGTGCCGGTAGGGACGGTTAAATCCAGGCTTTTCACAGCGCTTAAAAAGCTTAAGGAATCTTTCGGGGGTGAGTATTGA
- a CDS encoding DUF4179 domain-containing protein: MRDIEAEFKIKKAEIDNIDVPEELYDRLRNALDNSEDSPSKTGRIIAWFIKHKALAAVFLLMAFFVVYNYDVFAYYGRKVLGYDEIIYGTIKELNEMGMGQEINKSYRFKNGSEVTVDGAMLDENKLVVMYTLRGETEEGIEGLSLQPLKGIFGSYDMSVGRGIISDDKKEIKWIHEFERPNLFDKNLTFSMVSLTDDISKNEVGNIDIRLDMSKAIKSIVKGDINKTIEFEGIKYKFETMSATPMSVVIEGSISSGIKNVTDFFSGEEALKPVRNMELELTAEYMEDGSIVTENLQRGVIGISRKMDGAKFRCEFNGALKDIRILTLNFVKVRDVGVIDRTIDIDGQTRNINVIPGSEELTVKEVKTEEGSTAVTFIIPKDVNFVFALMVDGSQAKTLFESSNEIEGDSGLIERTFTFEGSSKDMQLMFKTFNHEKYVNQNIILYQSN; this comes from the coding sequence ATGAGGGATATAGAGGCGGAATTTAAAATTAAGAAGGCTGAAATAGATAATATTGATGTTCCGGAGGAACTCTATGACAGGCTGAGGAATGCCCTTGACAATTCAGAGGACAGCCCGTCAAAGACAGGCAGGATAATAGCCTGGTTTATTAAGCATAAAGCTCTTGCCGCCGTCTTTTTGCTTATGGCCTTTTTTGTAGTATATAATTACGATGTATTTGCTTACTACGGCAGGAAGGTGCTGGGGTATGATGAAATTATTTATGGGACTATAAAAGAATTGAATGAGATGGGCATGGGCCAGGAAATAAACAAGTCATACAGGTTTAAAAACGGGTCGGAAGTGACTGTGGACGGTGCAATGCTGGACGAAAACAAGCTCGTTGTAATGTATACCTTAAGGGGAGAAACCGAGGAAGGCATAGAAGGATTAAGTCTTCAGCCCTTAAAGGGAATCTTTGGAAGCTATGACATGAGCGTCGGCCGGGGAATCATAAGCGATGATAAAAAAGAAATCAAGTGGATCCATGAGTTTGAGCGTCCCAATTTATTTGACAAAAACCTGACCTTTTCCATGGTTTCCCTGACAGATGATATTTCAAAAAACGAAGTGGGAAATATAGATATAAGGCTTGATATGAGCAAGGCCATAAAAAGCATTGTAAAAGGGGATATAAATAAGACCATAGAGTTTGAAGGAATTAAATATAAGTTTGAGACAATGAGCGCAACTCCCATGTCCGTAGTGATAGAGGGAAGCATAAGCTCAGGGATAAAAAATGTTACGGACTTTTTTTCAGGTGAAGAAGCCCTAAAACCCGTAAGAAATATGGAACTGGAGCTGACGGCGGAATATATGGAAGACGGCAGCATTGTGACTGAAAATCTTCAAAGGGGCGTAATCGGCATAAGCAGGAAAATGGATGGGGCTAAATTCAGATGTGAATTTAACGGGGCATTGAAGGATATAAGGATTCTGACGCTGAATTTCGTGAAGGTGAGGGATGTGGGAGTGATAGACAGGACCATAGACATAGATGGGCAAACAAGGAATATAAATGTGATTCCCGGGTCGGAGGAGCTTACTGTAAAAGAGGTAAAAACTGAAGAGGGAAGCACGGCCGTAACCTTTATAATCCCAAAAGATGTTAACTTTGTATTTGCCCTGATGGTTGACGGCAGTCAGGCAAAGACCCTCTTTGAGAGCTCAAATGAAATTGAAGGGGACAGCGGCCTTATTGAGAGGACATTCACTTTTGAAGGCAGCAGCAAGGATATGCAGCTGATGTTTAAAACATTTAACCATGAGAAATATGTAAACCAGAATATAATATTATATCAAAGCAATTAA
- a CDS encoding ATP-binding protein, which translates to MLQKLKGFIKAFFGIGGDKTYNFIPLRISLLYFMLSFLWIFLSDNLVSSFVTDKDALTAASTYKGWFYVAVIAVVLYVLLSRAFKRVTKTEKELTEAKEQADAANKSKSMFLANMSHEIRTPLNGMLGMIQLAQLAKTNEDREECLDLAKKSADSMLRVINDILDYSRIEAGKVIIEKSKFSVEDVVNEVVSLFSVAALQKGLKIETKMDFEAPGYAVGDNVRLRQVLSNLVGNAVKFTDKGSITVIVETVSRSSRNTLLKFIVKDTGIGISQDNIKNLFRSFSQVEESYTRRYGGTGLGLAISKGLVETMGGTIGVESVEGVGSRFYFTLPFDNVEQSKFAEDGNFDDDFASGYKGLKNLRVLVAEDDRINQFVLQQFLNKIGIKPLLAEDGQEAVEIYKSNEFDIIFMDVQMPKMDGITAAKTIRSLEGDSSVTAVFSSRPGVSAGSKRQVPIIALTAYAMVSDRDKCMEAGMNDFLSKPFDLRMLVATIEKWAV; encoded by the coding sequence ATGTTGCAAAAGTTGAAGGGATTTATTAAAGCATTTTTTGGAATAGGCGGTGATAAAACCTATAATTTCATCCCCTTAAGGATAAGTCTTTTATATTTTATGCTAAGTTTCCTTTGGATATTTTTATCCGACAATTTAGTGAGCAGCTTCGTAACCGACAAGGATGCGCTGACTGCCGCCAGCACCTATAAGGGCTGGTTTTATGTCGCTGTTATTGCCGTTGTTTTGTATGTTTTATTAAGCCGTGCTTTTAAAAGGGTTACAAAGACCGAGAAAGAATTAACGGAAGCAAAAGAGCAGGCCGATGCTGCGAACAAATCAAAGAGCATGTTCTTAGCCAATATGAGCCATGAGATAAGGACACCCTTAAACGGTATGCTGGGTATGATTCAATTGGCCCAATTGGCCAAAACCAATGAGGACAGGGAGGAATGCCTGGATCTTGCAAAGAAATCCGCCGATTCCATGCTCAGGGTTATAAACGACATATTGGATTACTCAAGGATTGAGGCAGGCAAAGTTATCATAGAAAAATCAAAATTCAGCGTGGAAGATGTAGTAAATGAGGTTGTATCGCTTTTCAGCGTAGCTGCCCTGCAAAAGGGTTTAAAGATAGAAACTAAAATGGATTTTGAGGCGCCTGGCTATGCAGTAGGTGATAATGTCAGGCTAAGGCAGGTATTGTCAAATCTGGTGGGCAATGCGGTTAAATTTACCGACAAAGGATCAATAACGGTTATTGTCGAGACGGTAAGCCGTTCTTCAAGGAATACCCTCCTTAAGTTTATCGTCAAGGATACGGGTATTGGAATTTCCCAGGATAATATAAAGAATTTATTTAGGAGCTTCAGCCAGGTGGAGGAGTCTTACACCAGAAGATACGGCGGCACCGGATTGGGACTTGCCATTTCAAAGGGATTGGTGGAGACCATGGGAGGAACCATTGGAGTCGAAAGCGTAGAAGGCGTGGGAAGCCGGTTTTACTTCACGCTGCCTTTTGATAATGTAGAGCAATCAAAGTTTGCAGAAGACGGAAACTTTGATGATGATTTTGCATCCGGATATAAAGGGTTAAAAAATTTGCGGGTGCTTGTTGCTGAGGATGACAGGATAAACCAGTTTGTGCTGCAGCAGTTTTTAAATAAGATAGGCATTAAGCCCCTTCTGGCGGAAGACGGCCAGGAAGCCGTTGAAATCTATAAATCAAATGAATTTGACATCATCTTTATGGATGTGCAGATGCCAAAAATGGACGGCATCACCGCTGCCAAAACCATCCGCTCCCTGGAGGGGGACAGTTCAGTCACAGCTGTCTTTTCCTCCAGGCCGGGTGTCAGCGCGGGCTCTAAGAGGCAGGTGCCGATCATCGCACTTACAGCTTATGCCATGGTCAGCGACCGTGATAAATGCATGGAAGCCGGTATGAACGACTTTTTATCCAAGCCCTTTGATTTAAGGATGCTGGTTGCTACCATTGAAAAATGGGCAGTGTGA
- a CDS encoding helix-turn-helix domain-containing protein translates to MDSIVFGKFLRGLRESKDISIRQLSMQSGVSSSYISLLENGKRSIPKPDILEKLAPCLSIDYEDFMEKAGYIDEKKGEPLVLSHFKIHMDKEDIEISLIDIMNYIEKNQNLTIGGHKLSEESRRLLMQAIEIGLKNAKEIAARRYKTNRNKRKVKP, encoded by the coding sequence ATGGATTCCATAGTATTCGGAAAATTTTTAAGAGGACTAAGGGAATCAAAGGATATATCCATCAGACAGCTGTCAATGCAGTCGGGAGTATCAAGTTCCTACATATCACTTTTGGAAAACGGCAAGAGAAGCATACCGAAGCCGGATATATTAGAAAAGCTGGCTCCCTGTCTAAGTATAGATTATGAAGATTTTATGGAAAAGGCCGGTTATATCGATGAAAAAAAAGGGGAACCATTGGTTTTGTCCCATTTTAAGATACATATGGACAAGGAAGATATCGAAATCTCTTTAATAGACATAATGAACTACATAGAAAAGAACCAGAACCTTACCATAGGTGGCCATAAATTAAGCGAGGAGAGCCGCCGTCTTTTGATGCAGGCCATTGAAATAGGCCTTAAAAATGCAAAGGAAATAGCAGCAAGAAGGTATAAAACCAACCGGAATAAAAGAAAGGTGAAACCATAA
- a CDS encoding nitroreductase family protein has protein sequence MNETIKTLLNRRSVKKYKPEQIKDEDLNTILEAAKFSPSGGNRQPVLYIVVQNPEMRQRVVDLNAAVMGKTGIDPYYGAPTIVLVLADKTSVTPVEDASIVIGNMLNAAYSLGLGSCWIHRTKQMFESEAGIALLKELGVEGEYIGVGSCILGYPDGDLPKAAPRKEGNVIIVK, from the coding sequence ATGAATGAAACTATCAAAACTCTTTTAAACAGAAGAAGCGTAAAGAAGTACAAACCGGAACAGATAAAGGACGAAGATTTAAACACCATTTTAGAAGCTGCTAAATTTTCACCCAGCGGCGGCAACAGGCAGCCGGTACTTTACATAGTAGTTCAAAACCCCGAAATGCGCCAAAGAGTAGTTGACCTAAACGCAGCAGTAATGGGCAAGACCGGCATCGACCCATATTACGGCGCGCCGACAATAGTTTTGGTTCTTGCTGATAAAACCAGCGTAACTCCTGTGGAAGACGCATCAATTGTTATAGGCAATATGCTAAACGCCGCATACTCTCTGGGCTTAGGTTCCTGCTGGATTCACCGCACAAAACAGATGTTTGAATCGGAAGCAGGAATCGCCCTGTTAAAAGAACTGGGAGTAGAAGGCGAATACATCGGCGTAGGCTCCTGCATACTGGGCTATCCCGACGGCGATCTACCCAAAGCCGCCCCCAGAAAAGAAGGAAATGTAATAATAGTGAAATAA
- the tnpA gene encoding IS200/IS605 family transposase, whose protein sequence is MNDTHSLSHTKWNCKYHIVFAPKYRRKVFYEEKRLEVGGILRELCKWKGVNIIEAEVCPDHIHMLLEIPPKMSVSSFMGFLKGKSSLMIYEKWSSLKYKYRNREFWCRGYYVDTAGKDAKKIKEYIQKQLKEDQLGEQITMDEQDPFTGSK, encoded by the coding sequence GTGAACGACACACACAGTTTATCACATACAAAATGGAACTGCAAATATCATATAGTATTCGCACCAAAGTATAGAAGAAAAGTATTTTATGAAGAAAAAAGATTAGAAGTAGGAGGCATACTAAGAGAACTGTGTAAATGGAAAGGCGTAAATATTATTGAAGCAGAAGTATGTCCAGATCATATACATATGTTATTAGAGATACCGCCAAAGATGAGTGTATCGAGTTTTATGGGATTTCTAAAAGGGAAGAGTAGTTTGATGATTTATGAGAAATGGAGTAGTCTGAAATATAAGTATCGAAACAGAGAATTTTGGTGCAGAGGCTATTATGTTGATACTGCTGGCAAGGATGCGAAGAAAATAAAAGAATATATACAAAAACAATTAAAAGAGGATCAATTAGGAGAGCAAATTACAATGGATGAACAGGACCCGTTTACGGGTAGCAAGTAA